From the genome of Nicotiana sylvestris chromosome 1, ASM39365v2, whole genome shotgun sequence:
AATGagttgggaccgcttctgcggtcttgaggccgcatctgcggagccACTTCTACGGCTTGGGACCCGCTTCTGGGGTTCCTACCCTGGGCCGCTTCTGCGATGGAAGGACTACATCTGCAGTATCGCACCTTCGGTCCAGCAACCgtaggtgcgattatgacagaagCGGCAGCTTCAGCTCTTCCCAAAAATTTCAACTTCTCTCGAGCCtcatccgattgacgctcggggctcctgGACCCTGCTCGAACATATCggcaagtctgaaatcatgaaacaGACCTACTCGAACCCtcggaacacccaaaacaacgttaaatctaagaatcaccccctaaaaccaattgaatcaaacttattgTTACGACCCTAGTTCTCTCTCCGTGAtttgtcgtgacggcacctagtctctacgtctaggtaagcctaacaagtgcGAAAAATAAGTGGAAACTTACAGAAATTTCAATAAAAGAAAACCAAGAATAACTAAAAGGAAAATAATATATAGAATGTCGCTCAGCATATACAGCACAACATCTCGAAAACCTacaacactatcccaaaacctgaAAACACACAGGAACACAAGCTGAGAGAAACATTACATAGTTCTAATCTCCGGAATGTCTAACAATAACAAATGTACGGAAGGCTAAATACTATAAACAGGAATAGAGAAAGACTCTTCGGTCTACGaacgcagcagatatacctcaaagtcccgtagaatcgcctcgcctcaagagtggtaagcctgagtagaggtacctggatctgcacagaaaggggcatgagtacaccacaacggtactcagtaagtgccaagcctagcctcggtcgggtagtgacgaggaaggtcagggccctactgaggttaaacaaaATATAGAGTTTCAATAGTATAAAATAGGCAGTATAAATGAGTACAGCAGTGAAATAAAACAAGTTATACAGGGCAACATCAACTATACAAAAACAAAGTAAACACGGAAGTAAATAAAACTTAGTACCAATAGTAAGAACGGGGACCTCCTAGGATACCATTTTGTAGTCCCTattacaactgtccagtggatctcccgagatcctatcccgtagtccaactatcaatgcgtggggatctaccggaatcccgatccgtagtcccaaatgtaaatacctagtactaggggaatctatcgggtgcattcTGGTaattccatataactgtgtaggggaatctaccgggaatctaacccgctgtcccaaagtaaatagacaagggggagctttccacatctgtagtcccaatataaatacacagcaacatcaagaagatattcaGAAATGGAAATTTCATATCAAGGCAATGGGTAATTCTAGACTAGCATGCTACACGAagttcaagtaaggcaggttgacaAATAAGGCAATGAAATCATTTATACATGCTTCCATTAGCTAACAACAAGTTTAATTGCACAAGTAATGAAAGCAAGAAATGAACATAATAGTGAATACTTAATGAAAAACGGATTTCTCAataatttgcacaagtacgcactcgtcacctcacgtacaaagcatttcaattaccagatataccaatcctaaggggaaggtcccccacacaaagttagacaagccacttacctcgaaccggctcaatactCAACCCGataccacgctcttgccacgagtactcgactccaaatggcctaaatctattcaattcaattgtaaaacataaataacacttcaagtaactgattctacaattaaattctaagctaatacgcaaaattatgtaaaatgaccaaaacgcccctcagacccacgtctcgaaattgggcgaaatttacattttcagaaatctcgtactctcacgagtctatacataataaaaacactgaaatcggagaccaaatgacccctcaaatcctcaattaaaggtctcttaaactcaagccctaattacccatttttcccaaatttctcaccactaattaagtctttaatcacataaaaacgagttatgaagtcaaggacgttacctccaagtgattcccctttgttttcctcaaaaatccctctcaaaagcttcaaacccggatgaaaatggtggaagaataggTAAATTTCGCAAAGGCAAccatttatatgttctgcccggCGATTTCTGCATTTGCGACcctaggaccgcatctgcggtcccacttcTACGGACACGACATCGCATCTACGACTTTCATTAAAATGCCAGCTTCCGCATCTATGGACCTCCAACCGCAGGAGTGGTTCCGCTTCTGCGAGTTcgtcaccgcatctgcggttcttgAGGAATTGACCCAAAACCGCTTCTGCAGCCCTTTAGCCATTTCTGCagcgccgcatctgcggtccccaaaccgcagatgcaaaaataccagaagcagcaaaattacagcagctgcaacaatttctcaaacttcccgtcaaccatccgaaatcaccccgaggcccccgggacctcaaccaaaagcaccaacatcacctaataccttattaaAACTTGTACCAATACTTAAAacgcctaaaacaacatcgaaaccttgaattaatcaaggatttaagcctaagaactccaaattttctcaaaatacgctttcgattgaaaagtctatcaaacctcgtccgaatgacctaaaattttgcgcacacgtcacattcaacactaccgAGTTACTCCAACTTcccgaattccattccgacccttggatcaaaatctcactatcggaccggaaacttcaaaaattgaactttcggcatttcaagcctaaattagctacggacatcCAAAACAtgatccgaacacgctcctaaccccaaaatcacccaacggagctaacgaaacctaAGGATTTCAATTCCGAGTCCGTCTTCACACTACTCCaactacgatcaactttccaacacttaagctctcatttaaggactaagtgtcccaaaactccccgaaactcaaaaccaaacgtCCCGGCAaaccaaaatagcagaaataaacacgggggaagcagttaatagggaatcgGGGTGTAAATTCTAAAAACGACCGGTCGGCTCATTacacttatgaacttcaagttcttaattttcctctaacgggccaaaacacccttaaactactcggattgacacaaAATTTTACggacaagtcttaaatgatatttcggaccTGTACTGGGCTTCGGAACCAATATACGAACCTGATACCTatgaaatcaatcattaattagtttctttaaatccttaaaacttcaaattaacaatttctaataaaaattcattaatcgggctagggacctcggaattcgatttcgggcatatgcccaggtcccatattttcccacggaccctctaggaccgtGAAATCACGAATCCggattcgtttgctcaaaatgttgaccaaagtcaaacttagtcttttaagaaaattctaaggaatcaaatgggcatattatactaaaaactcttccaaaactcaaaccaaCCGTCCCTACAAATCGTAAATTAGCTGAAGTAAGTGCGGAAAgtttatttaagggaacgggaTTCTGAAAGGCAAAACGACCGagcgggtcattacattctccacctcttaaacaaatgttcgtcctcgaacagacatagaaaagtatCTGAGCTGCcgaataaatgtggatatctgctccgcatgtcctcctcgggctcccaagtcacctcctcgactAGCTGGaccctccactggacctttaccgcagaaatcctcttggatctcaactggagatcctgtctatcaataatggcaaccggctcctcctcataacccaaactctcatccagctgaatagtactgaagtccaaCACATAGGATACTTTAGAAGCATTgatacatgaaaaactggatgaactctAGAAATAGGAGTTGAACTGAGGTCCCCTATCTAATATGAtagaaacaggcacaccgtgcaaccggactatctcccgaatgtaaatctgagcataCCTCTCTGCTGTATAAGTAGTCGCCACTGGAATAAAgtgagccgacttggtcaacctatcaacaatgacccatactgaatcaaacttccgcaatatctgcggcaacccaactacaaaatccatagtgatgtgctcccacttccattctggtataggcatctgctgaagtaggccacccggcctctggtgtcatacttgacctgctggcgATTCAAACACCTaactacatactccactatgtccttcttcattctccaccaccaataatgctgcctcaagtcacggTACATATTTGTAGCACCcaaatgaatagaataccgcgaactgtgtgcctcctctagtatcctctccctcagaccatcaacattaggaacacatagacgccTGAAGCCGaaaaacaccatcctcgccaatagaaacctccttggcacctcccTGAAGCACCGTCTCTCTAAGAACCGCCAAATATGGATCATCGAACTACCGGGCcgtgatctgccccaataataaAGACTGAGCAACCACACATGCTAGAACTCGGATGGGCTctaaaatgtccaacctcacaagtctgtaagctaaggactgaatgtccaaagctaatgGCCTCCCCTCTGATGGAataaatgccaagctacccatactctatGCCTTTTTGCTTaatccgcgaccacatttgccttgcccgaaTGATAAAGAAATgtaatgtcataatccttcagtaactcaagccacttgctctgcctcaaattaagatccctatgcttgaacaaatgctgcaagctgcgatgatcagtgtagacctcacatgacaccccatacaaataatgccacCATATCTTAAGAGTATGAACAATCGCGCCCAACTCTAGATAGTGCACATGATAATTCTTATCATGAACCCTCAGCTGGCGTGAAGCATAGgtaataactcgcccctcctgcatcaatacacatcccaatccaacGCTCAAAGCgtcgcaatataccgtatacatccttGAACCgaaaggcaacacaagaactggtgttgtagtcaaagttgtcttgagcttctagaagctctcctcacaatcatcggaccaacgaaATGGagtacccttctaggtcaatctagtcaaaggtgatgcaatagatgaaaagccttgCACGAATTGCCGGTAATAACCTGCTAGCCCTAGAAAACTCTTGATCTCGGTCACTGAGGTAGGATGTGGCCagctctgaactgcctcaatcttcttgggatccaccttaataccctctcctgacacaacaagccccaagaatgccactgaaaccccatctagccaaaactcacacttggagaacttagcatatagtttctgctctcgcaaggtctgaagcacaactctcaaatgttgctcgtacTCCCTAAGACTACGAGAGTATaacaagatgtcatcaatgaagacgatgaaaaatgaatcaatataaggcctgaataccCTGTTCATCAGATCTATAAAtactgttggggcattagtcaagccaaaggacatcactagaaactcataatggccatatctagtccggaataCAGTCTTCAGAACattcgagtcccgaatcttcagctgatgataccctgacctcaagtcgatcttagagaacaccatACCACCCTacaactggtcgaacaaatcatctatACGAGGTAACGGATACTTTTTCTTGAcggtgactttgttcaattgacggtaatcaatgcacatccgcatagtcccatgcttcttcttcacaaataacactggtgcaccccaaggtgatacactgggcctaacAAAACCCTTCgccaacaactcctcaagctcctctttcaactccttcaactctttaggagccatacgatacggtggaatacagaaatcaatatcacgattggggggcatgccaggaagatcagaaggaaacacatcggcaaaCTCTCGAACTACTGAAACTGAATCAATCATCAGAGACTCTACAGTggtatcccgaacataagctagataagccaaacaccccttctcgaccatatgccgagccttcaggaaagaaataacccgactagatgtatcaactgtggaacccttccactctaacCTCGGTAACCTTAGCATCGCTAATgaaatagtcttggcatggcaatatAGGACGGCATgatatggagacaaccaatctatgcccaggatgacctcaaagtcaatCATGTCAAGCAACAAGAGATCTGCTCTAGTCTTGAAACCACAGAATGCGACCACACAAGACCGGTaaatccgatccacaaccacagaatcacccataggagtggacacatgaacagaAATGCCCAAAGGCTCAGAAGAAATAACCAGGAATcaagcaaacagagatgatacatatgaataagtagacccaggatcaaataataccaaatcaCCTCTATCGTAAacggaaataatacctgtgatgacggcaTCTGAGGCTAATGTATCTAGCCTGGTCGGAAGGGCGTAGAATCTGGTTGGAGCGCCGGCTAGCTGGCCTTCACCTGGCTGAGTAGTAGCCGGCTGACCCCTCCCTAGATGGCCTCCACATCTAGACCCTCCACCTCTAGACGGCTAGGCAATcggtgctgaaatcataggtTGTTGAACCTGTTGTACTAccttgccccgaagtctgggGCAGGTCTTTTTCATGTGACCCGGATCTCCACACTCGAAGCATACTCTTGGTACCATAGCCTGTTGCCCTGAAGTCTGAGCCTAGTGACCCGAATACCCAATAGAAGAGCCCTGGATGGCTGGTGGGCGATATAAACTCTCTGGTACGGCACTAAAGTGAGCACTGGAAGAATCCTGATGACCAGAATACCCGCCGGAGGAACCTTGAATAGCTGACGGGTAGTAAGAACTCTTCGCCATCGCAGTGAAATAAGGCCTCACTAGGGCACCTTGGGGAGGGGGTGGTCGTGCTGAATACGGGGGCCTGTTGGGCTGACCCCTCTCgaagtgacctctacccctatctggggcacctctgaactctcccgATAACTgggccctcttgtcctgctgaatctgctctctacccctctggcgatacccctcaatcctgcgagcaatctctaccactagtTGATACTTAGTActcatctccacctctcgggccatgctagctcgaataccggggtgcaaccccgcaacaaatctctgcactctctctgcatctataggaagtatcatgagtgcatggcaaGACAACTCATAGAACCTCACCTCATAATCGGTCATaaacatctgaccctgctcaagatgctcaaactgGTACCGAACTCTTCCCTCTTAGAgagtggaatatacctatccaaaaATAACTGGATGAACTGTCCCCAAGCgaggggaggagaacctgctggcccgccaagaacataagactgccaccatctacgggtcATGCCCtccagctgaaaagtagtgaagtcaactccatgcaactccaatatcctcatgttgtgcaatCTGTCCCTACACCTGTCAATGAAGTCCTGAGCATCCTCATGTcgctcacccccgaagataggagggtggaGTCTAGTCCATCTATCTAATAACTTCAACGGGTTACCGTCCGCAGCTGGTCTGGGCGGGGGCGCCACTGCAGCAACTGGCTGGGCCCCGTCTGTGGGTAGTGCACCTAGAGTCTGATATACTACAACTGCATGTCCAGGAGCCTGGGAAATAGGGTCCTGTGCTCCCCCtccatgaaccgcaacatacggcccatgaccttcTGGAATCCCAGTGCTGCCATAAAGTCTGCCGAggtaggctcagctgcgggcacctcgccctgctcctcgatAATAGGATTTCCCGCGGGATCTACTGGTGGTACCACTGGGATAACTATGGGCCCCCTtgtcccctacctcgggctggTGCCCTTCCCCGgtctctgcctcggcctctaacaACGGGGGAGCAGCTCTTCCCGAATCCGGAACATCAGCCGTGTGTGTTCTtatcatctgtgagagaatagaagaggtaAATTTAGTATGCCAACCACTGCatgataggaaatgaataaatagtagttttcctaacaccctatagcctctcaaagataaatacagacgtctccgtacaaaTCTGCAAgtctctattaggtttgcccatgacttgtgagacctacgtgaacctagtgctctgataccatgttgttacGACCCATTTctataataggtcatgatggcgcccaacaccattatCGGGCAAGCCAACGCAGAATAATACTAAATAAACTTCCATTTACCTTTacccaaaaatagttgaaatgatTCTGtaagttaaaataaaataaaaaatgattaataaagtcataataatcatacaacccaaaatgatacagtctactaatgtttgtgccaagacctggtgtcacaagctgtgggcaactagtagaatatacaaaagaatcacactatcctactgtccgaaacagaatagacagcaaaaataCATAAGAAAGACTTCTTCAGGCTGCTGAACGACATGGAAGGGAAGCAGCTCATCATAGAAGTCTCGAGTCCGCTCAGGGATGCGCACCAAACTGATAGCCAGATACACCTTCCTcaaatcctgtacaattaagtacagaagtatagtatgagtacataaaaaatatgtacccagtaagtatcctgtccaatctcgaagaagtagagatgagaggtcgacttgatacttactagggtcaaataagaTGAGAAGAATTTATAATAAGCAGGGATAGCACAAGTTATTAGCATTAATAAGCATGGAATAACAATTATTTTCCAAATATTATCATGGGTAGCCATCTATATATTCAAACAGATATGAAGTTCAGTCCACAGAGAAATGCTAAGCAAAGACATGCGCAAGTAATACCGAGGGACGTACAGTCCGATCcgacataaaagtaaattgtgcactgccgaggatcgaacggctcgaaccatagatgcatctattacacCGCTCGCCAATTACACGTGTGACACGGTCAAACATAAATAAaatcatcaacaagcagacaataATGTATATTTGAGGAGTAGTTATTCACAGCAATATCCAAATTCTCTTTTAAAGGACCAAACAGGATAAGGTTCCTTCACTAGTCGTATTTACCTTAATCAACATGATTTATACGAATCCGAATTTATCATAAAGTTACAAAAATATCACGTagagcatgtttttgggtcctagatgACCCGGACTTAACATAATAGTCGCTACGcgcggactctcgtcacctagtgcgtacatagcccctgcatataatagcaattaattcaattattacacctatgggggcaattccctcttacaaggttagaaaagagactcacctcgctccaaagtgcacttccaataccaagaacgagtccaagccctcaattcggagccgaacgatcccaaactagttaaatgaagtaggaactagtcaatataaacTCACAAGATcaaattctagctatttaagtaATTTTCCAACCCTTAACACAAGTTTCCAAAAATTCAACACCGGGCCCAAGTGcctggattccgaaatttttcgaaagaagttgttctctacaacctaaggatcaataatatatgatttctaatttattccatagcaaatttcatggttaaatacaacttttattaaaaccctaagtttttgctctaaccccatgattttaccttaatgctagtgtttaatctacctaagacataattattaaactagaaataggtagaacacatttacctcaagatgctaggtgaaagTCTTGTctcaaaagctctaaaatcgccaatggaagagtgaaaaagtaataaaaatgacttagaacccgtattaaatgaacctcatTGCTTCaacgatttccgcatctgcggtcccgcaacTGCGAAATGAGCCAATaagctgggaccgcttctgcgatcttaaggccgcttctgcggttccttcCTTGGGCCGCTTCTGCGATGGAAGAACCGCATTTgcagtctcgcacctgcggtccagcaaccgcaggtgcggttatgacagaagcagcagcttcagctCTTCCCAAAAatttcaacttcactcgagcctcgtccgattgacgctcggggc
Proteins encoded in this window:
- the LOC138874574 gene encoding uncharacterized protein, whose translation is MVFFGFRRLCVPNVDGLRERILEEAHSSRYSIHLGATNMYRDLRQHYWWWRMKKDIVEYVVRCLNRQQVKLTKSAHFIPVATTYTAESTIQLDESLGYEEEPVAIIDRQDLQLRSKRISAVKVQWRVQLVEEVTWEPEEDMRSRYPHLFGSSDTFLCLFEDEHLFKRWRM